One genomic window of Medicago truncatula cultivar Jemalong A17 chromosome 1, MtrunA17r5.0-ANR, whole genome shotgun sequence includes the following:
- the LOC25483841 gene encoding CAAX prenyl protease 2, with protein MSISPSLGFQQAFTMDLQNDAVSKPISVLACIAMALLYVVTLYAPTFLLRLPPPSSFTNFMIRRFLCAVVSTTISLFLTPLILPVQTRDLPYILGVYGIRVDHMWQAVFIPLALTSLMYAGSLFLKSLLLFDFWRQHSFFGGEISIDSLKCAVTRFIDWFSEISSNVLTWRNYVVAPLTEELVFRACMLPILLCAGFKPYSAMILCPVFFSLSHLNHFMEIYTKQNYRIMKAAMVIGLQLGYTVVFGSYASFLFIRTGNLAAPLVAHVYCNFMGLPVLYSQRSGIVSIASIMGLLGFLWLLFPMTAPDLYNDRIDNCSCWQGYCSWRERI; from the exons ATGTCCATTTCTCCTTCTCTAGGTTTCCAACAAGCTTTCACCATGGACCTCCAAAACGACGCCGTTTCCAAACCAATTTCAGTCCTCGCTTGCATTGCTATGGCGTTGCTCTACGTCGTTACCTTATACGCTCCCACCTTCCTCCTCCGTCTCCCACCTCCTTCTTCTTTCACCAATTTCATGATCCGACGCTTCCTTTGCGCTGTCGTTTCAACCACTATCTCTCTCTTCCTCACTCCTCTCATCCTTCCC GTGCAAACTAGGGACTTGCCATACATTTTGGGCGTTTATGGCATCCGAGTGGATCACATG TGGCAGGCTGTGTTCATTCCTCTTGCTTTGACCTCTCTAATGTATGCTGGCTCTTTGTTCCTCAAGTCTCTtctgttgtttgatttttggaGGCAACATTCATTTTTTGGTGGCGAGATTTCCATCGATTCCCTTAAATGTGCTGTGACGAGATTTATTGACTGGTTTTCTGAAATTTCATCAAATGTTTTGACTTGGCGAAACTATGTTGTG GCACCCCTTACTGAGGAATTGGTGTTTAGGGCGTGCATGCTTCCTATACTTCTCTGTGCAGGGTTTAAACCATACAGTGCTATGATTCTTTGCCCCGTTTTCTTCAGCTTAT CTCATTTAAATCATTTCATGGAGATATACACCAAACAGAACTACAGAATAATGAAGGCTGCTATGGTTATAG GACTCCAGCTTGGCTACACCGTTGTCTTTGGGTCATAtgcttcttttcttttcattcgaACTG GGAATCTTGCTGCTCCATTAGTTGCTCATGtatattgtaattttatggGCCTGCCTGTATTGTATTCACAGAGAAGTG GGATTGTAAGTATAGCATCCATAATGGGATTACTTGGCTTCCTGTGGCTTCTTTTCCCAATGACAGCCCCAGATTTGTATAATGATAGAATTGATAATTGCAGTTGTTGGCAAGGATACTGCTCATGGAGAGAAAGAATATGA